In Candidatus Eisenbacteria bacterium, one genomic interval encodes:
- a CDS encoding NADH-quinone oxidoreductase subunit N gives MQVLEPIQIQLLLPELILALGGIFVLLCVFARRESPDLTLYLTLFTIALSGISLSLASDFRLVSGDRLPLLFMDSFSTYSRAVFLLSSFLVAIFSRPYVERERIPSPEYFSLILFSTCGMNLLASARDLLVVFMGLELLSISLWALTAIHKRDPRSNEASLKFFLLSAFASGFFLYGMAFAFGATGTFSLAGVREETFLGGFGQTASFVSFGLILVGLGFKVGLVPFHMWIPDVYEGAPTPVTAFLSAGPKVAGFAALARILAWMFPELPYTWESVLAILALVTMTFGNLLAIAQEDIKRMLAYSSIAHAGYMLVGVISLEGAGNAPLLFYFLVYSIMSIGAFSIVLLLEKRDIPANALTGFSGLSKTNPLVAFSMAVFMIALSGIPPTAGFAGKFYVFGAAVKSGYVWLAVAGVLNSVISVFYYLRVVVLMYMREPAEGAAPFKVDSSIGMVVFISLLGVLLLGLFPHLGSEAFLFRASEIVSFLR, from the coding sequence CCGATCCAAATTCAGCTGCTCCTTCCCGAGCTCATACTTGCCCTTGGTGGGATTTTTGTTCTTCTCTGCGTCTTCGCGAGGAGAGAATCTCCCGATCTCACACTCTATCTGACTCTCTTCACAATCGCCCTGTCCGGGATTTCTCTCTCTCTGGCGAGCGACTTCCGGCTTGTCAGCGGAGACAGGCTGCCGCTTCTTTTCATGGACAGTTTTTCTACGTACTCGAGGGCTGTCTTTCTTCTCAGCTCTTTCCTGGTTGCAATTTTCTCGAGACCATATGTTGAAAGGGAGAGAATTCCTTCTCCCGAATACTTCTCGCTCATTCTGTTTTCGACTTGCGGCATGAATCTCCTTGCCTCCGCCAGGGATCTTCTTGTTGTCTTCATGGGGCTTGAGCTTCTTTCGATTTCGCTGTGGGCACTCACCGCAATTCACAAACGCGACCCGAGATCCAACGAAGCCTCTCTCAAGTTTTTTCTCCTGAGCGCATTTGCGAGCGGCTTCTTTCTCTACGGAATGGCGTTTGCATTCGGAGCAACCGGGACTTTCTCTTTGGCCGGAGTTCGGGAAGAAACCTTCCTGGGCGGATTCGGGCAGACCGCTTCCTTTGTCAGTTTCGGACTCATTCTTGTTGGCCTCGGATTCAAAGTTGGATTGGTTCCTTTTCACATGTGGATTCCCGATGTTTACGAAGGCGCACCGACCCCCGTCACTGCGTTTCTCTCGGCAGGTCCCAAGGTTGCAGGTTTTGCCGCACTTGCAAGAATTCTGGCCTGGATGTTTCCTGAGCTGCCCTACACCTGGGAGAGTGTTCTGGCAATCCTTGCTCTTGTTACGATGACATTCGGAAACCTCCTGGCGATAGCCCAGGAGGACATAAAGAGAATGCTTGCGTACTCAAGCATAGCGCACGCGGGGTATATGCTGGTCGGAGTAATCTCGCTCGAAGGCGCAGGAAACGCTCCGCTTCTTTTCTACTTTCTCGTTTACTCAATTATGAGTATCGGTGCGTTTTCAATTGTGCTCTTGCTTGAAAAAAGGGACATTCCCGCAAATGCTCTCACCGGCTTTTCGGGACTGTCGAAGACCAATCCGCTGGTCGCATTCTCAATGGCAGTCTTCATGATAGCCCTGTCGGGCATACCGCCTACCGCCGGTTTCGCCGGGAAGTTCTATGTTTTTGGCGCTGCAGTAAAATCGGGATACGTCTGGCTCGCGGTGGCGGGCGTCCTGAACAGCGTTATCTCAGTGTTCTACTATCTCAGGGTCGTTGTATTAATGTATATGAGAGAACCCGCAGAAGGAGCTGCACCTTTCAAAGTAGATTCCTCAATAGGAATGGTAGTCTTCATCTCACTCCTCGGCGTCCTTCTTCTGGGCTTGTTCCCTCATCTCGGGTCTGAGGCATTCCTGTTCAGGGCATCAGAGATCGTGAGCTTCTTGCGTTAG